CATGTGAGAGATGGAAGAAGAAGCAAGACGACGTTTTAAATTAGTTTGAGCAAAAGCAGTAAAAGCCCCATAAACGATGTTAATTACCCCTAAAATTACTAATAAAGGAGCAAATTTAATATGGGCATCTGGTAACATTTCCAAATTGAAACGAATTAAACCATAACCACCCATTTTTAACAATACCCCCGCCAAAATCATGGAAACTGGAGCGGATGCTTCGCTGTGGGCATCTGGTAGCCAAGTGTGAAAAGGGAAAATAGGTAACTTCACACCAAAAGCGATTAAAAATCCCACATAAGCTAATACTTCTAAAGCAATGGGATAATTTTTCATGCCTAATTCAGCCATGTTGAGGGTGAAATTATCCCCATAAAATGCCATTGCTAAACCTGCCACAAGGATAAAAATAGAAGCTAAAGCAGTGTAGAGAATAAATTTAGTGGCGGCGTAAAGACGTTTTTTCCCACCCCAGATAGAAATTAAAATATAAACGGGAACTAACTCTAATTCCCACATAATAAAGAATAATAATAAATCTTGAGCGGCAAAAACACCAATTTGAGCGCTATATAAAACTAACAATAAGAAGAAATATAATTTCGATTTTTTTTCTACTTGCCAAGAAGCGAGAATGGCAAGGGTAGAGATTAAGCCAGATAAAACAATTAGGGGCATGGATAAACCATCAACCCCTAAACTCCAAGTTAAACCAATTTGCGGAAACCAACTATAAGATTCTTGTAGTTGAAAATTTGTGTCGTAGATAGAATAATTTTGCCAAAAACCGTAAACGATTAAGCAAAAATTTATTAAAGCAATAGTCAAACTATAATTTCTAATATTTTTTCCGTACTTATCGGGAATGAGGGGAATTGCAAAAGCACCGATAAGGGGTAAGGCAATGACGGCTGTTAGCCAAGGAAATTCTGCACTAAACATGATAATAAGAATTTATACTTAGTGGTATGATTCCTATTCTATTAAGTTTTGTAAAGAATGACAAGGAGTATATTCTTTTATTAATTGCATTTGCCCCTTGCCCTTTTCTTAATTGTTAATTAATAATTCCAATAACATCCTTTTTTATCTTATTAACGTAAGACTCCCATTAAATAACAAGTTTGAGTAGAGTTACCGTAGGTGACGGCAAACAACGTTATGCTATAATTGATGATGTGGAGTTAACGTCCACCTACGGGGAGTCCCTCCGAAAGTCAAGGCTAACCATGAATTGGCATGGTGTCTAGGTTTCCTAGATGGATGTATGACCCAGTAAGGTAAGTACCAGTCAGCCTAGCAACCCTCGTGAGAGAGGAGGGAATTGCAAGTAATTGCAGTTCAGAATCTCCCATTACAATCTATTGATTTAATGGTGAGAGTCTTCAAGACATTTCCAACATTCTCTGAATAGGTTGTAAGGCTTTTTGCTGAATGCTAGGGGGAATTTCAATATTAGGAGTACGATTTTTTAGAGCTAAATAAACTTTTTCTAAGGTATTTAATCTCATGTAAGGGCATTCGTTGCAATTACAATTATTTTCTGGGGGGGCAGGAATAAAAGATTTATGGGGGGCATCTTTTTGCATTTGATGAATAATTCCGGGTTCAGTGGCTATAATAAATTCGGAAGAATTACTTTGCATGGCATATTTTAATAATGCCGTTGTGGAGCCGATATAATCTGCATGGCGTAAAACAGGAGTCTCGCATTCAGGGTGAGCAAGGATTTGAGCTTGGGGATGTTCTATTTTTAGTTGAACAATTTTTTTCTCAGAAAATGTTTCATGAACAATACAACTACCATCCCACAATACCATTTCTCTCCCTGTTTGTTCCATTACATAACGACCTAAATTACGATCGGGTGCAAAGATTATTGGTTGTTCTGGGGGGATTTGTTGTACAATTTTAACGGCATTGGAACTGGTGCAGATAATATCACTTAATGCTTTAATTTCGGCGGTACAGTTTATATAAGATATAACGATATGGTCTGGATGTTGTGCCTTGAATTGAGCAAATTTATCGGGGGGGCAACTGTCAGCTAGGGAACAACCTGCTTCTAAGTCTGGTAAAAGTACTAATTTATCGGGGTTGAGGATTTTTGCCGTCTCTGCCATGAAGTGGACTCCTGCGAATAAAATAACATCCGCAGAAGTTGAAGCGGCTTGTTGAGATAATCCCAAAGAGTCTCCTATATAGTCCGCTATATCTTGAATATCTCCTTCTTGGTAATAGTGAGCGAGGATAACGGCATTTAATTCTTTTTTCAAAGATGCGATCGCACCAAATAAATCTTGAGGCAAGTTTGAGTTAGGTAAAGTGGTAGCTGTAAACACGATGAATCCCTATCCCTTAAATTGATAAATTATAGATATTTAGTTATCTTCATTATAAGATGCAATCGGTGCAGTACGCTTCCATTCGTGAATTCAACGACAAATATTAAACGACATTTACATCCAGTATGAATATTGATTTATTAATTGATTCAGCCCAAGAAAAACTATTACCTACCTTTGCAGAAATTGATCAACAGGTAAAACATCATTTAAACAAAATCTTAACAGCATTTCGAGATCATCGAGTGGGAGTGCATCATTTTTCTAGTGTAAGCGG
This is a stretch of genomic DNA from Cyanobacterium aponinum PCC 10605. It encodes these proteins:
- a CDS encoding NAD(P)H-quinone oxidoreductase subunit 4, with protein sequence MFSAEFPWLTAVIALPLIGAFAIPLIPDKYGKNIRNYSLTIALINFCLIVYGFWQNYSIYDTNFQLQESYSWFPQIGLTWSLGVDGLSMPLIVLSGLISTLAILASWQVEKKSKLYFFLLLVLYSAQIGVFAAQDLLLFFIMWELELVPVYILISIWGGKKRLYAATKFILYTALASIFILVAGLAMAFYGDNFTLNMAELGMKNYPIALEVLAYVGFLIAFGVKLPIFPFHTWLPDAHSEASAPVSMILAGVLLKMGGYGLIRFNLEMLPDAHIKFAPLLVILGVINIVYGAFTAFAQTNLKRRLASSSISHMGFVLVGIAAFTDLGMNGAMLQMLSHGLIAAALFFLSGVTYERTHTLMMDEMGGMAKSMPKTFALFTAASMASLALPGMSGFVSELSVFLGFAQSDAYSSVFKVVVTVLAGVGLILTPIYLLSMLRVVFYGENVTSLKLDGFQLDAKPREVFITVCLIIPIIAIGLYPKLATESYDLKTVQVASKTRASLEVIVNHSVENIPANFTIAEINN
- the nadA gene encoding quinolinate synthase NadA, which translates into the protein MFTATTLPNSNLPQDLFGAIASLKKELNAVILAHYYQEGDIQDIADYIGDSLGLSQQAASTSADVILFAGVHFMAETAKILNPDKLVLLPDLEAGCSLADSCPPDKFAQFKAQHPDHIVISYINCTAEIKALSDIICTSSNAVKIVQQIPPEQPIIFAPDRNLGRYVMEQTGREMVLWDGSCIVHETFSEKKIVQLKIEHPQAQILAHPECETPVLRHADYIGSTTALLKYAMQSNSSEFIIATEPGIIHQMQKDAPHKSFIPAPPENNCNCNECPYMRLNTLEKVYLALKNRTPNIEIPPSIQQKALQPIQRMLEMS